In the genome of Vicia villosa cultivar HV-30 ecotype Madison, WI linkage group LG7, Vvil1.0, whole genome shotgun sequence, one region contains:
- the LOC131618634 gene encoding uncharacterized protein LOC131618634, translated as MAIYGVTNGIDTYVVNLKQETCACRKWDLTGIPCSHSITCIWQNKKKPEDYVSEYYRKDTFKNIYSHIIYPTNGPQLWPLDNQSTMNPPIMRRAIGRPKKMRNKANDEPRLKHVLPRKLATVTCHKCGGMGHNKRSCKGKTAADRAIPKGGNKKKIAGGQKKKTKPNEEEIGNSSQAPMATQPSQQ; from the exons ATGGCCATATATGGTGTCACTAATGGAATTGACACATATGTTGTTAACCTCAAGCAAGAGACTTGTGCATGTAGGAAATGGGATTTAACTGGCATCCCTTGTAGCCATTCTATCACATGTATTTggcaaaacaagaaaaaacctGAAGACTATGTTTCTGAATATTACAG GAAGGACACTTTCAAGAACATCTACTCACACATCATTTACCCCACTAATGGTCCACAATTGTGGCCTTTAGATAATCAGTCCACCATGAATCCACCCATTATGCGAAGGGCCATAGGTCGTCCCAAGAAAATGAGGAACAAAGCTAATGATGAACCAAGACTAAAGCATGTACTGCCCAGGAAACTTGCAACAGTTACTTGTCATAAATGTGGAGGAATGGGACATAACAAGAGAAGCTGCAAAGGCAAGACAGCTGCTGATAGAGCCATCCCAAAAGGGGGAAACAAGAAGAAGATTGCTGGTGGacagaagaagaaaacaaagccaaaTGAAGAGGAGATTGGAAACTCATCCCAAGCACCAATGGCTACACAACCATCTCAGCAGTAG